Proteins encoded within one genomic window of Aspergillus nidulans FGSC A4 chromosome VII:
- a CDS encoding Pal1 family protein (transcript_id=CADANIAT00009215) — MSAPQQTTLSYYPPGVSLGPQASPSPSRQQFPVNLGSNNPFRTRTLSPSSSITSGGRPERPKSTNPFLDDTEPISPQSAPSNSLIDQQDMTQNTRDLFENLSLNPAPKTNGMRPAPPRPEKPSQNGPLKSRPPRPTRERSEGASDDPFNIFADPPSRPKPSGSGSRSRDRERRPRRNSESSIMERRPKLIDDDDERRRRERRRREREREGRHKDGKSSSRRGNYQLDIIDKLDVTSIYGTGMFHHDGPFDACNPNRNRKGQRAAPMQAFPENSTNMALGGAGPNNDKIDLDRFHGRMEEGYNDFASTGIDRSKTEGGSFDPTSRIEPIHGAVTMGLGTSTFLDGAPASRAAIRENQNEQNALNGSGGLQRKKSLAQRIRGGINRPNPRVTSPQAAYGSPHASTSPRNEKNPFFQDYDDAWDKKGARINSEEPRAVPETGRVRSSSSPKQTVSSLERRHTDDRSNGVDENKNAGGGGFISRMKSLRKPPQPKRRVTDD, encoded by the exons ATGAGCGCACCTCAACAAACGACTCTTTCGTACTATCCACCGGGCGTCTCGCTGGGCCCGCAAG cctctccctctccttctcgccagcAGTTTCCTGTCAATCTAGGCTCCAACAACCCCTTTCGCACCCGTACTCTGTCTCCCTCTAGCTCTATCACCTCAGGAGGCCGACCTGAACGACCGAAGTCGACAAATCCTTTCCTTGATGATACAGAACCTATTTCCCCTCAATCAGCTCCAAGCAATTCCCTGATTGACCAACAAGACATGACGCAGAATACGCGCGACCTTTTC GAGAACCTTTCGCTGAACCCGGCTCCGAAAACCAATGGAATGCGACCAGCACCCCCGCGGCCTGAGAAACCGTCGCAAAATGGGCCGTTGAAAAGTCGGCCACCCCGCCCCACGAGGGAACGCTCTGAAGGCGCATCGGATGACCCCTTTAACATCTTCGCAGATCCCCCGTCCAGACCTAAGCCTAGTGGATCCggatctcgatctcgagaTAGAGAGAGACGACCTCGTCGAAACTCTGAATCATCCATCATGGAACGGAGGCCAAAGCTAatcgatgacgatgatgagcgacgacgacgcgAAAGGCGCCGACGGGAGCGAGAACGCGAGGGTCGCCATAAGGATGGCAAGTCTAGTTCGCGAAGGGGCAACTACCAGCTCGATATCATTGATAAACTGGATGTCACTAGTATCTACGGGACTGGGA TGTTCCATCATGATGGACCATTCGATGCGTGTAACCCCAACCGCAACCGCAAAGGCCAGCGCGCTGCCCCTATGCAGGCATTCCCAGAAAACTCGACAAACATGGCTCTCGGTGGTGCCGGTCCGAATAACGACAAAATAGATCTTGATCGTTTCCATGGCAGAATGGAGGAAGGATACAATGACTTTGCTTCTACTGGCATAGATCGAAGCAAAACGGAAGGCGGGTCATTTGATCCCACGTCGCGCATCGAACCAATTCACGGCGCAGTGACGATGGGCTTAGGCACCAGTACCTTCTTAGACGGAGCTCCTGCCAGTCGTGCGGCAATCCGTGAGAATCAGAATGAACAGAACGCTCTTAATGGCTCGGGCGGCTTGCAGCGGAAAAAGAGTCTTGCACAGAGAATCCGTGGTGGTATCAACCGCCCCAACCCTCGGGTCACATCTCCGCAGGCTGCATACGGGTCACCTCACGCTTCCACCTCCCCACGCAATGAGAAGAACCCATTCTTTCAGGATTATGATGATGCTTGGGATAAGAAAGGTGCTCGCATTAACTCGGAAGAACCACGTGCTGTTCCGGAAACTGGCCGGGTCCGCTCATCCAGCAGTCCTAAGCAAACGGTTTCTTCATTAGAACGACGGCATACTGATGATCGATCTAATGGGGTTGATGAAAACAAGAACGCAGGTGGAGGTGGTTTCATCAGTCGCATGAAGAGCTTGCGCAAACCGCCTCAACCAAAGAGACGTGTCACCGATGACTGA
- the ssn3 gene encoding cyclin-dependent serine/threonine protein kinase SSN3 (transcript_id=CADANIAT00009212) — translation MLGRNFPYFNSVGGFYSRENSRRQPGTGYTSKVRVRDKYHIVGFISSGTYGRVYKAVGRNGQGGEFAIKKSESRFKPDKEGDIIQYTGLSQSAIREMALCSELDHANVVQLAEIILEDKCIFMLLNGLLYLHTNWVLHRDLKPANILVTSSGAIRIGDLGLARLFYKPLNSLFSGDKVVVTIWYRAPELLMGSRHYTPAVDLWAVGCIFAELLSLRPIFKGEEAKMDSKKTVPFQRNQMMKIIDIMGLPHRDNWPGIVHMPEYSQLQSLAMSRAPNHISRTSNLGSWYQNCLKNGGYSVNSSVGTPGDDGFDLLSRLLDYDPTSRITAKEALEHPYFKNGGPISANCFEGFEGKYPHRRITHDDNDIRSGSLPGTKRSGLPDDSLMSRAAKRMKE, via the exons ATGCTTGGAAGGAATTTCCCGTACTTCAACTCTGTCGGCGGGTTTTATTCACGTG AAAACTCGAGGAGACAACCTGGAACTGGATATACCAGCAAGGTCCGTGTTCGGGACAAATACCACATCGTCGGCTTTATCAGCAGTGGTACTTATGGTCGAGTATACAAAGCTGTTGGCCGAAATGGCCAGGGTGGGGAATTTGCCATCAAGAAGTCAGAATCCCG ATTCAAACCCGATAAAGAAGGTGATATCATTCAGTATACTGGCCTCTCGCAGTCTGCTATCCGAGAAATGGCGCTTTGTTCCGAACTTGACCATGCCAACGTAGTGCAGCTCGCCGAGATCATCTTAGAAGACAAGTGCATCTTTATG cttcttAACGGCTTACTATACCTGCACACGAACTGGGTTTTGCATCGAGACCTGAAACCAGCAAATATTCTGGTAACGTCCAGTGGCGCAATTCGCATAGGAGACCTAGGCCTCGCGCGTCTTTTCTACAAGCCTCTCAATTCGCTCTTTTCCGGCGATAAGGTCGTCGTTACCATTTGGTATCGTGCCCCAGAACTTCTCATGGGCAGTCGGCATTACACCCCTGCTGTGGATCTATGGGCTGTTGGTTGCATATTCGCGGAATTGCTCTCGCTTCGTCCAATATTCAAAGGTGAAGAAGCCAAGATGGACAGCAAGAAGACAGTTCCGTTTCAGCGCAACCAAATGATGAAAATTATCGATATAATGGGGCTACCTCACAGAGATAACTGGCCTGGCATCGTCCACATGCCAGAATATTCTCAGCTTCAATCTCTGGCAATGTCCCGCGCCCCAAACCATATTAGCCGAACCTCGAATCTTGGAAGCTGGTACCAGAATTGCTTGAAAAACGGCGGGTACTCTGTCAACTCCAGCGTTGGCACCCCTGGCGATGACGGCTTCGACCTCCTTTCCCGATTGCTGGATTACGATCCAACCTCACGGATAACAGCAAAGGAAGCCCTGGAACATCCATATTTCAAGAATGGCGGGCCGATCTCGGCCAATTGCTTTGAGGGATTCGAGGGCAAATACCCCCACCGGCGCATTACCCACGACGACAATGATATCcgcagtgggagtcttccGGGAACTAAACGGAGTGGGCTACCTGACGATAGCTTGATGAGCCGTGCGGCAAAGCGAATGAAGGAGTGA
- a CDS encoding alkaline phosphatase (transcript_id=CADANIAT00009216): protein MKPTSFAGVALFASGAFGQYFQRLGGCPSLGCVFPPDQADFLPGQHFDIRLEVHSPVNGSEARDGVPDTNFKFTVGKKGQEGVPVTEFFDIEDAELENWQFSWYEDLFAQDAETPSVVNVTSKAYRNLALYEPGEYEAILTYYGKEQTVANWLVRDIPKKRRAKNVVLFVGDGMTTNMITAARLIAHKSINGKYQTKLQLDKFPVLGHQMTHSMDSFITDSANSAAALYGGHKTTVNCLGVYADSSEDPFDDPKFELLPEIFRRQHNGGIGIVSTAFLADATPGAMTSHTRLRSEYDHVISTFLEGITNHTWTEFDGPDVLFGAGAENFLTSEDAPRDYYKLFTEKGYSLSLNKTSLESVSNEDRALGVFSLSNLPTWLDRNVYQDNLKELANHPDGSGRDAEDLPGLKDMTVKAIDILDTRHSKEGWFLMAEAASIDKQMHSLDYDRSLGELLELDDTVRATIERLDKLGILEDTLVLVTADHGHGFDVTGSVDTVYLEQQEDDRDKRRAVGVYQNSGLSQYTIGGSNALRYSEGVHFPARWDPRYAIHAGTVAFPDHRENYKVHKDGPRTPAEEGGDGTVYASYKDAVSGFLINGTLALDADQGVHSLTDVPVYARGPCQELFGGTINSIDIFFNIAECLGLAETKRGKSNGGGGHRNSKQ from the exons ATGAAGCCTACTTCTTTTGCCGGTGTGGCTTTATTTGCTTCTGGCGCTTTCGGCCAGTACTTCCAGCGTCTCGGAGGCTGCCCTTCCCTGGGTTGTGTCTTCCCTCCTGACCA GGCCGATTTCCTCCCGGGGCAACACTTCGATATTCGTTTGGAGGTTCACTCTCCTGTCAACGGATCTGAGGCACGCGATGGTGTTCCCGACACCAACTTCAAGTTCACCGTTGGGAAGAAGGGTCAAGAAGGTGTCCCGGTAACCGAGTTCTTTGACATCGAggatgctgagcttgagaacTGGCAGTTCAGCTGGTACGAAG ATCTGTTTGCTCAGGATGCTGAGACACCCTCTGTTGTCAACGTCACCTCGAAGGCCTACAGAAACCTCGCCTTATACGAACCGGGCGAGTATGAGGCTATCCTGACTTACTATGGCAAGGAACAGACCGTTGCGAATTGGCTCGTTCGTGATATCCCGAAGAAGCGCCGCGCTAAGAACGTTGTCCTCTTTGTTGGCGATGGGATGACCACCAACATGATTACTGCTGCTCGCCTGATTGCACACAAGAGCATTAACGGCAAATACCAGACCAAGCTGCAATTAGACAAGTTCCCTGTCCTCGGTCACCAGATGACCCATTCCATGGACTCCTTCATCACCGACTCTGCAAACTCCGCCGCTGCTTTGTACGGCGGCCACAAGACCACCGTCAATTGTCTCGGCGTCTATGCGGACTCGTCCGAGGACCCCTTCGATGATCCCAAGTTCGAGCTTCTTCCTGAGATCTTCCGTCGCCAGCATAACGGTGGTATTGGCATTGTCTCTACTGCTTTCCTTGCTGATGCCACCCCTGGTGCTATGACGTCCCACACCCGTCTCCGTAGTGAATACGACCACGTTATCAGCACCTTCCTCGAGGGTATTACCAACCACACTTGGACTGAGTTCGATGGCCCCGACGTTCTCTtcggtgctggtgctgagaaCTTCCTCACAAGTGAGGATGCCCCTCGTGACTACTACAAGTTATTCACCGAAAAGGGTTACAGCCTGAGCCTGAACAAGACTTCGCTCGAATCTGTGTCCAACGAGGACAGGGCCCTTGGagttttctctctctctaaCTTGCCCACTTGGCTTGACCGCAATGTGTACCAGGACAATCTCAAGGAGCTGGCCAATCATCCCGATGGCTCGGGACGTGATGCCGAGGATCTTCCTGGACTCAAGGATATGACCGTCAAGGCCATCGACATTCTGGACACCCGTCACAGCAAAGAGGGCTGGTTCTTGATGGCTGAAGCCGCCAGCATTGACAAGCAGATGCACAGTCTCGATTACGACCGCTCACTTGGtgagctccttgagcttgacGACACAGTCCGCGCTACCATCGAAAGGCTGGACAAGCTCGGTATTCTTGAAGACACCCTCGTCCTTGTCACTGCTGACCACGGCCATGGATTTGATGTCACTGGCTCCGTCGACACCGTCTACCTTGAGCAACAGGAGGATGACCGTGATAAGCGCCGGGCCGTCGGTGTCTACCAGAATTCCGGCCTTTCGCAGTACACTATTGGTGGTTCTAATGCTCTTCGATACTCAGAAGGCGTTCACTTCCCCGCCCGCTGGGATCCCCGCTACGCTATCCACGCAGGCACCGTCGCTTTCCCCGACCACCGCGAGAACTACAAGGTGCACAAGGACGGCCCTCGCACTCCCGCGGAGGAGGGCGGTGACGGCACTGTTTACGCCAGCTACAAGGACGCCGTCAGCGGCTTCCTGATTAACGGAACGCTTGCTCTCGATGCCGACCAGGGCGTTCACTCCTTGACCGACGTCCCCGTTTATGCTCGTGGCCCTTGCCAGGAGCTCTTCGGCGGTACCATCAACTCTATCGacatcttcttcaacatcgcCGAATGCCTGGGCCTGGCTGAGACCAAGCGTGGAAAGAGCAACGGCGGCGGGGGTCACCGCAATTCCAAGCAATAG
- a CDS encoding uncharacterized protein (transcript_id=CADANIAT00009211), producing the protein MPRQALARPVMLLIRALQWASAVIVMGITSYFISKGPRGQHIIYQEVISVLSVVFFLPAFLSPFMPNMLSRFVFFIDVVFSYLWLTAFIFAAQDYNWHNCYLNAPPYMNCSRKKANESFIFLAFIFTFFGMLLELYSLWSYRQEHANPVVEKHGHGATGTGNAPHDAPATAVP; encoded by the exons ATGCCTCGTCAAGCTCTCGCTAGGCCGGTCATGCTCTTGATCCGAGCTCTCCAATGGGCTAGTGCTGTGATTGTGATGGGAATAACATCCTACTTCATTAGCAAAGGGCCCCGTGGGCAGCATATCATTTACCAGGAAGTCATT TCTGTTCTCTCggttgtcttcttcctcccggCTTTCCTCTCCCCGTTCATGCCCAACATGCTGAGCCgatttgtcttcttcattgaTGTCGTCTTCTCTTATCT CTGGCTCACGGCATTCATCTTCGCCGCGCAAGACTACAACTGGCACAACTGTTACTTGAACGCTCCTCCCTACATGAActgcagcaggaagaaagcaaacgagtccttcatcttcctcgcaTT catcttcaccttctttGGCATGCTCCTCGAACTCTACTCCCTCTGGTCCTACCGTCAGGAGCACGCCAATCCCGTTGTAGAGAAGCACGGCCATGGCGCCACGGGCACTGGCAACGCCCCTCACGATGCACCTGCTACAGCCGTTCCTTAA
- a CDS encoding putative metaphase-anaphase transition protein (Mlo2) (transcript_id=CADANIAT00009213): MSNEETVASPPVAPTSDGQHTVSRRQSCSSENSQTAKEFIESQMRLEADAREVLPYSFDSCTQHLGPLRQTLYACLTCNPPPPTPDSPYTAAGVCYSCSISCHGEHTLVELFNKRNFVCDCGTTRITSSTPCTLRSDPNTGTKGVRSEKPHPGNRYNRNFQNKFCGCGEDYNAHEEKGTMFQCLGLGTTETGGCGEDWWHPECLIGLPRDWYKNSIRKEKLDNDDSNEQAEDEDEPPLPPQFPAEDDFETFICYKCVEANPWLKQYAGTPGFLPPVFKEGGLQKTVKKEDSPAPKSLHIQSDDQPSDNPNKRKAEDDAEDGDGSGPSSKRPREENQSQTTAPTSETKSEQEQQEQSQKPKHAFLPQTTPTATFSLFLKEDFRGHFCRCPTCYPNLAPHPQLREEEETYEPPLSEDGDGDRSTGTGSLLDRGEAALSNIDRVRAIEGAMVYNHLREKVKEFLKPFAESGTAVGADDIKAYFEKLRGDEQQIKDAAAAGKASADGGGNEDDKDESGDGVGRREQSGV; encoded by the exons ATGAGCAACGAGGAGACCGTCGCATCCCCTCCGGTTGCTCCGACGAGCGATGGGCAACATACCGTCAGCCGCCGTCAAAGCTGCAGCTCGGAGAACTCGCAGACTGCGAAAGA ATTCATCGAATCTCAGATGCGCCTCGAGGCAGATGCCCGTGAAGTCCTCCCATAT TCATTTGATTCGTGTACACAACATCTAGGACCGCTACGGCAGACACTATATGCTTGTTTGACCTGCAATCCTCCCCCCCCGACTCCTGATTCACCCTACACTGCTGCCGGCGTCTGCTATTCCTGCTCAATATCCTGCCATGGCGAACATACCCTTGTCGAACTTTTCAACAAAAGAAACTTTGTGTGCGACTGCGGAACCACTCGTATCACTTCCTCCACCCCGTGCACTCTGCGTAGCGATCCCAATACTGGCACAAAGGGGGTTCGGTCGGAGAAGCCACACCCTGGCAATCGATACAATAGGAACTTCCAGAACAAGTTTTGCGGCTGTGGTGAAGACTACAACGCACATGAAGAGAAGGGTACAATGTTTCAGTGCCTTGGGTTGGGGACGACAGAGACTGGTGGTTGTGGTGAAGACTGGTGGCACCCTGAGTGTCTTATCGGGCTCCCACGAGACTGGTACAAGAATTCAAtcaggaaggagaagctAGATAACGATGACTCGAACGAACaagctgaagacgaagatgagccgCCTCTGCCTCCCCAATTTCCTGCCGAGGATGATTTCGAGACCTTCATATGCTACAAGTGTGTCGAGGCCAACCCTTGGTTGAAACAGTACGCCGGCACACCAGGATTCCTGCCTCCAGTATTCAAAGAAGGCGGACTGCAAAAGACCGTCAAGAAAGAAGACTCCCCCGCTCCAAAATCCCTCCATATCCAATCCGACGACCAGCCTAGCGATAACCCGAACAAACGGAAGGCAGAAGATGACGCCGAAGACGGCGATGGCAGCGGGCCCTCCTCAAAGCGACCCAGAGAGGAAAACCAATCTCAAACCACAGCTCCAACTTCGGAAACCAAGTcagaacaagaacaacaagaacaaagccaGAAACCCAAGCACGCCTTCCTCCCCCAAACCACCCCAACAGCTACCTTCTCCCTTTTCCTCAAAGAAGACTTCCGCGGCCACTTTTGCCGCTGCCCGACCTGCTATCCCAACCTTGCACCACATCCGCAActccgcgaagaagaagaaacataCGAGCCCCCTCTCTCTGAagatggcgacggcgacagaAGTACAGGTACAGGTAGCCTTCTTGACCGTGGGGAAGCGGCGCTCAGCAATATTGACCGCGTGCGTGCCATAGAGGGGGCAATGGTCTATAATCACCTGCGCGAAAAGGTGAAGGAGTTTCTGAAGCCGTTTGCGGAGAGCGGGACGGCTGTTGGCGCTGATGATATCAAAGCTTATTTTGAGAAGCTGAGGGGTGACGAGCAGCAAATCAAggatgctgcggcggcgggaAAGGCCTCTGCAGATGGGGGAGGGAATGAAGACGATAAAGACGAAAGTGGGGATGGGGTTGGGAGACGAGAACAGAGTG GCGTTTAG
- a CDS encoding MCM DNA helicase complex subunit MCM2 (transcript_id=CADANIAT00009214), with translation MSSPLRQSTSAANRGLGNLNRRKRSREPDDDASSVVPPSSPPPSSPPMLPFDEDEDEPDEEAELDIDDIEEMAEDEDGIDLFGDTFERDYRGGKDDRYRGRYIDDDEQEEIDIGARRELEARLDRRDRELARRRRMPAAFLQDDEDGDIDLTAQPRRRRHAYDEDRDDIEMADDGLEELSLEELVDIKSSNITDWVTQPQVLRSIYREFKAFLTEFTDPTGSSVYGNKIKTLGEVNSASLEVSYTHLSSTKAVLGYFLANEPTEVLKVFDQVALDVTLFHYPQYHDIHNEIHVRITDLPIVYTLRQLRQSHLNCLVRVSGVVTRRTGVFPQLKYVMFICQKCNMTLGPYQQESSSEVKVTMCQNCQSRGPFTVSSEKTVYRNYQKLTLQESPGSVPAGRLPRQREVILLADLIDSAKPGDEIEITGIYRNSYDAQLNNKNGFPVFATIIEANHVIKSHDQQAGFQLTEEDEREIRALSRDPDIVEKIIRSIAPSIYGHQDVKTAVALSLFGGVRKETQGKMSIRGDINVLLLGDPGTAKSQILKYVEKTAHRAVFATGQGASAVGLTASVRRDPLTSEWTLEGGALVLADRGTCLIDEFDKMNDQDRTSIHEAMEQQTISISKAGIVTTLQARCAVVAAANPIGGRYNSSAPFSENVQLTEPILSRFDILCVVRDLVDPSEDERLASFVIESHHRANPSKPLRDEHGNLINADGERIDEEGYRIDDDGIRLPLRPDEIEARNAARDNDDEKEGEIPQELLRKYILYAREHCRPKLYQIDQDKVARLFADMRRESLATGAYPITVRHLEAIMRIAEAFCKMRLSEYCSAQDIDRAIAVTVDSFIGSQKVSAKRALSRAFAKYTLSRPKPQSKRRAGIPAPVSFERRPQAAR, from the exons ATGAG ttcaCCGCTCCGTCAGAGCACATCGGCTGCAAACCGCGGTTTGGGAAATCTGAATCGGCGAAAGCGATCCAGAGAGCCTGATGACGATGCTTCGTCCGTGGTTCCCCCTTCAAGCC CGcccccttcttcccctcctaTGTTGCCcttcgacgaagacgaggacgagcCAGATGAGGAAGCAGAACTTGACATTGATGACATTGAGGAGatggcagaggatgaggatggcattGACCTTTTCGGAGATACATTCGAGCGCGACTATCGGGGCGGAAAAGATGACCGCTACCGCGGACGATacattgacgacgatgagcaagaagaaatcgacATTGGTGCCCGACGAGAGTTGGAGGCTCGCCTGGATCGAAGAGATCGAGAACTTGCTCGGCGCCGCCGAATGCccgcagccttcttgcaagatgacgaggacggtgATATCGATTTGACTGCACAGCCACGCCGTCGCAGGCACGCCTACGACGAGGACCGCGATGACATCGAAATGGCTGACGACGGCCTCGAAGAGCTTTCCCTGGAGGAGCTAGTCGATATCAAATCATCTAATATCACGGACTGGGTGACACAGCCTCAAGTGCTGCGCTCTATTTACCGAGAGTTCAAGGCCTTTTTGACGGAGTTCACTGACCCCACTGGTAGCTCTGTCTACGGAAACAAGATCAAGACTCTTGGTGAGGTTAACTCTGCCTCGCTCGAGGTTTCATATACACACTTGAGCAGCACCAAGGCTGTTCTTGGGTACTTCCTTGCCAACGAGCCCACAGAAGTTCTCAAGGTTTTTGACCAGGTTGCTCTGGACGTTACCTTGTTCCACTACCCTCAATACCATGATATCCACAATGAAATTCACGTCCGGATCACTGATCTTCCCATTGTTTACACCCTCCGCCAATTGCGCCAGTCCCACCTGAACTGTCTTGTTCGTGTCAGTGGAGTCGTCACCCGCCGGACGGGTGTCTTCCCACAGCTTAAATATGTGATGTTCATCTGCCAAAAGTGTAACATGACGTTGGGCCCTTACCAGCAGGAGAGCAGCTCTGAAGTGAAGGTCACAATGTGTCAGAACTGTCAATCTAGAGGCCCATTCACTGTCAGCTCAGAGAAGACAGTGTACCGCAATTACCAGAAATTAACTCTGCAAGAGTCCCCCGGTTCGGTCCCCGCCGGTCGACTTCCCAGACAGCGAGAAGTGATCCTCCTTGCAGACCTCATCGACTCAGCCAAGCCTGGagacgagatcgagatcacCGGTATTTACCGCAACAGCTACGACGCGCAGCTTAATAACAAGAACGGGTTCCCAGTCTTCGCAACGATCATCGAGGCCAACCACGTTATCAAGTCCCACGACCAGCAGGCTGGTTTCCAACtaacagaagaagatgagcgTGAAATCCGCGCCTTGTCTCGGGACCCGGACATTGTTGAGAAGATCATCCGTTCAATCGCCCCTAGTATCTACGGCCACCAAGACGTCAAGACAGCCGttgctctctctctcttcggTGGCGTCCGCAAAGAAACACAAGGAAAAATGTCAATCCGTGGAGACATCAacgtcctcctcctcggtgacCCAGGTACCGCCAAATCCCAGATCCTTAAGTATGTCGAAAAGACTGCCCATCGTGCTGTCTTCGCAACAGGTCAAGGAGCCAGTGCGGTAGGTTTGACAGCTAGTGTCCGTCGCGATCCCTTGACCAGTGAATGGACACTTGAAGGAGGCGCCCTCGTCCTTGCTGACCGCGGCACTTGCCTAATCGACGAATTCGACAAGATGAACGATCAAGACCGCACATCGATTCACGAAGCCATGGAACAGCAAACCATCTCCATTTCCAAGGCCGGTATTGTTACAACACTCCAAGCCCGCTGCGCCGTCGTCGCTGCCGCAAACCCCATCGGCGGCCGCTACAACAGCAGCGCCCCATTCTCTGAGAACGTTCAACTCACAGAACCCATCCTTTCGCGTTTCGACATCCTCTGCGTCGTGCGCGACCTTGTCGACCCCTCTGAAGACGAGCGCCTTGCCAGCTTCGTCATCGAGTCTCACCACCGCGCGAACCCCTCCAAGCCGCTGCGTGATGAACATGGGAACCTCATTAACGCCGACGGAGAGCGGATAGACGAGGAAGGATACCGCATTGATGACGACGGAATTCGTCTCCCGCTCCGCCCAGACGAGATAGAAGCCCGTAACGCGGCTAGGGACAACGacgacgagaaggaaggcgagaTTCCCCAGGAACTTCTCCGGAAGTACATCCTCTACGCGAGGGAACACTGCCGCCCTAAGCTCTACCAGATCGATCAGGACAAGGTCGCGCGTCTCTTCGCGGACATGCGTCGCGAGTCTCTTGCTACCGGCGCCTACCCGATAACA GTCCGCCACCTCGAAGCCATAATGCGTATCGCAGAAGCATTCTGCAAGATGCGTCTCTCGGAGTACTGTTCCGCTCAGGACATCGACCGCGCGATCGCTGTGACCGTGGACTCCTTCATCGGCAGCCAGAAGGTCAGCGCGAAGCGCGCTCTTTCAAGAGCTTTCGCCAA ATACACCCTTTCCCGCCCAAAACCACAGTCAAAGCGACGAGCTGGCATCCCGGCGCCTGTTTCCTTCGAGAGGAGACCTCAGGCAGCCAGGTAA